A region from the Streptomyces sp. 3214.6 genome encodes:
- a CDS encoding NUDIX hydrolase, with protein sequence MEWKTHGERQIYTNPWVNLCLVDVQQPDGRRWEYHVVRLRHLAVAAVVNDRHEVLMMWRHRFITDSWAWELPMGLVEEGESPEEAATREVLEETGWRPGPIKPLIYAEPANGITDSQHHVVRADGATYDGPPTEKNESDRIEWIPLSEIRGMIDRREIVSSGSLVGLLYVLMDEAIR encoded by the coding sequence ATGGAGTGGAAGACCCACGGTGAGCGTCAGATCTACACCAACCCTTGGGTGAACCTGTGCTTGGTGGACGTCCAACAGCCTGACGGGCGCAGGTGGGAGTACCACGTCGTTCGCCTGCGGCACCTGGCCGTGGCTGCCGTGGTCAACGACCGCCATGAGGTGCTGATGATGTGGCGGCACCGCTTCATCACGGACTCCTGGGCCTGGGAGTTGCCCATGGGCCTGGTGGAGGAGGGCGAGTCTCCTGAGGAGGCGGCGACGCGTGAGGTCTTGGAGGAGACGGGCTGGCGTCCTGGTCCCATCAAGCCTCTGATCTATGCCGAGCCGGCCAACGGCATCACCGACTCACAGCACCACGTCGTCCGTGCGGACGGGGCGACTTACGACGGTCCGCCCACGGAGAAGAACGAGTCCGACCGCATCGAGTGGATCCCGCTCAGCGAGATACGCGGGATGATCGACCGCCGCGAGATCGTGAGCAGCGGATCCCTCGTCGGCCTCCTGTACGTCCTCATGGATGAAGCGATCCGCTGA
- a CDS encoding bifunctional DNA primase/polymerase, whose translation MATTDRYPRQATTLALAHALSAAERGLAVIPLSRTKLPALRSPHRDAPEPAERAGPTGPTGPAGPTGPTGPAGPPCRGECGRFGHGVYDASADPARVREMFAAAPWATGYGIACGLPPHHLIGVDLDTKSDTDSTAALRELALRHLFTIPPTIIVLTPSGGRHLWLTGPPDVVVPNSAGRLAPGIDIRGAGGYLVGPGSRTAHGAYATAPGTAHLTPAPCPRSLLRLLLPPPRTPHRGPAGADSTAGGAHGRGLVQFVLAAHEGQRNTRLFWAACRAYEDGIGPELSEDLVDAAVRTGLTPREARATVASAARMTRDSTPGAP comes from the coding sequence ATGGCCACCACCGACCGGTACCCCCGGCAGGCCACCACGCTGGCCCTCGCCCACGCCTTGTCGGCCGCCGAACGCGGCCTGGCCGTCATCCCCCTGTCCCGAACCAAACTCCCGGCCCTGCGCTCCCCCCACCGCGACGCCCCGGAACCGGCGGAACGGGCAGGACCGACGGGACCGACGGGACCGGCGGGACCGACGGGACCGACGGGACCGGCGGGGCCACCCTGCCGCGGCGAGTGCGGCCGCTTCGGCCACGGCGTGTACGACGCCTCCGCCGACCCCGCCCGCGTCCGCGAGATGTTCGCCGCCGCGCCCTGGGCCACCGGCTACGGCATCGCCTGCGGCCTGCCCCCGCACCACCTCATCGGCGTGGACCTGGACACCAAGTCGGACACGGACTCCACCGCCGCCCTGCGCGAACTCGCCCTGCGGCACCTGTTCACGATCCCGCCCACGATCATCGTCCTCACCCCGTCCGGGGGCCGCCACCTCTGGCTCACCGGCCCGCCGGACGTCGTCGTCCCCAACTCGGCCGGCCGCCTCGCCCCCGGCATCGACATCCGGGGCGCCGGCGGCTATCTGGTCGGCCCCGGCTCCCGCACCGCCCACGGCGCCTACGCCACGGCCCCCGGCACCGCCCACCTCACCCCGGCACCGTGCCCCCGCTCACTCCTGCGCCTCCTCCTCCCGCCGCCCCGCACGCCCCACCGCGGACCGGCGGGTGCGGACTCGACGGCGGGCGGCGCACACGGCCGCGGCCTGGTCCAGTTCGTCCTGGCCGCGCACGAGGGCCAGCGCAACACCCGCCTGTTCTGGGCGGCCTGCCGGGCCTACGAGGACGGGATCGGCCCGGAGCTGTCCGAGGACCTCGTCGACGCGGCCGTACGAACCGGCCTGACGCCACGAGAGGCGCGGGCGACGGTCGCCTCGGCGGCCCGCATGACCCGGGACAGCACCCCTGGAGCCCCCTAG
- a CDS encoding bifunctional MaoC family dehydratase N-terminal/OB-fold nucleic acid binding domain-containing protein — translation MDEDPLYPRLKAHVGRPAVVAGTGRDPVNAPMIRHWCEAMGDLNPAYTGPRAIAPPTMLQAWIMGGLSGHEGRAQAYDELLSLLDEAGCTSVVATDCEQEYLHPLRPGDEVAFDTVIESVSPRKTTKLGTGYFVTTRTDVRVGETLVGTHRFRILKYAPAAREQHPRERHPRERQSTQGQSTPGQQAPRGQREPRQPDSRQPQELRPRPVVNRDNAGFWEGVRQHRLLIQRCTACDTLRFPWLPGCNACGAARWDTVEAGGEGTVYSYVVMHYPPFPAFSPPFAIGLIELAEGVRIISDVVDVPYDKVRIGMPVELEFRAYDDELVLPVFRAREVAA, via the coding sequence GTGGACGAGGACCCGCTGTACCCACGGCTGAAAGCCCACGTGGGCCGCCCCGCCGTGGTCGCCGGCACCGGCCGGGACCCTGTCAACGCACCTATGATCCGGCACTGGTGCGAGGCGATGGGCGACCTCAACCCGGCGTACACCGGCCCTCGCGCGATCGCCCCGCCCACCATGCTCCAGGCGTGGATCATGGGCGGCCTGAGCGGTCACGAGGGGCGCGCGCAGGCCTACGACGAGCTGCTCTCCCTCCTCGACGAGGCGGGCTGCACCTCGGTCGTCGCGACCGACTGCGAGCAGGAGTACCTGCACCCGCTGCGACCGGGGGACGAGGTCGCGTTCGACACGGTGATCGAGTCGGTCTCGCCGCGCAAGACGACCAAGCTGGGCACCGGCTACTTCGTCACGACTCGAACGGACGTCCGCGTCGGCGAGACCCTTGTCGGCACCCACCGTTTCCGCATCCTGAAGTACGCGCCGGCCGCGCGAGAGCAGCACCCACGAGAGCGGCACCCACGAGAGCGGCAGTCCACACAAGGGCAGTCCACGCCAGGGCAGCAGGCCCCACGAGGGCAGAGGGAGCCGCGGCAGCCGGATTCCCGGCAACCCCAGGAGCTGCGCCCCCGCCCCGTCGTCAACCGTGACAACGCCGGTTTCTGGGAGGGAGTCCGGCAGCACCGCCTCCTCATTCAGCGCTGCACCGCCTGCGACACCCTCCGCTTTCCGTGGCTCCCCGGCTGCAACGCCTGTGGCGCGGCGCGGTGGGACACCGTCGAAGCGGGCGGCGAGGGCACGGTCTACTCGTACGTCGTGATGCATTACCCGCCCTTCCCGGCCTTCTCCCCGCCCTTCGCGATCGGACTGATCGAACTCGCCGAGGGCGTCCGGATCATCAGTGACGTGGTCGACGTGCCGTACGACAAGGTGCGTATCGGGATGCCGGTGGAGCTGGAGTTCCGGGCCTACGACGACGAGCTGGTGCTGCCCGTCTTCCGCGCGCGGGAGGTGGCCGCGTGA
- a CDS encoding MaoC family dehydratase, with translation MKPGDELPPLEIEVTRTLIVAGALASRDYQDVHHDPEAARAKGSPDVFMNILTTNGLVGRYITDFFGPATVLHKVAIRLGAPNYPGDTMVLRGTVEDVRDPDLIVVRITGDNGIGRHVSGTVTVTIPDGPDGPEGAGR, from the coding sequence GTGAAACCGGGGGACGAACTGCCGCCGCTGGAGATCGAGGTCACCCGCACCCTGATCGTCGCCGGTGCGCTCGCCTCGCGCGACTACCAGGACGTCCACCACGACCCCGAGGCGGCCCGCGCCAAGGGCTCCCCGGACGTCTTCATGAACATCCTCACCACCAACGGCCTGGTCGGCCGCTACATCACCGACTTCTTCGGCCCCGCCACGGTCCTGCACAAGGTCGCCATCCGGCTCGGGGCACCCAACTACCCCGGGGACACGATGGTGTTGCGGGGCACGGTCGAGGACGTACGCGACCCGGACCTGATCGTCGTACGGATCACCGGCGACAACGGCATCGGCCGACACGTCAGCGGGACCGTGACGGTCACCATCCCTGACGGGCCTGATGGGCCGGAAGGGGCCGGGCGATGA
- a CDS encoding lipid-transfer protein, whose protein sequence is MSVRTRDALGGRAAIVGVGATEFSKDSGRSELRLAVESVQAALADAGLTPSDVDGLVTFTMDTSPEITVAQACGMGELSFFSRVHYGGGAACATVQQAALAVATGVAEVVVCYRAFNERSGRRFGSGVRHREPSAEGTALGWTLPFGLLTPASWVAMAAQRYLYTYGLTPEEAFGPVAVTARRHAAANPAAYFHGRPITLADHAASRWIAEPLRLLDCCQETDGGQALVVTSVERARDLPHPPAVVAAAAQGAGRAQEQMTSFYRDDLTGLAEMSVVARQLWRSSGLAPADIDVGILYDHFTPFVLMQLEEFGFCAPGEAAAFVVADRLPLNTHGGQLGEAYLHGMNGIAEAVRQLRGTSVNQIPGASRTLVTAGTGVPTSGLVLTSDG, encoded by the coding sequence ATGAGTGTCAGGACGCGGGACGCTCTGGGCGGGCGGGCGGCGATCGTCGGTGTCGGGGCCACGGAGTTCTCCAAGGACTCGGGGCGCAGCGAGCTGCGGCTGGCGGTGGAGTCGGTCCAGGCCGCGCTCGCCGACGCGGGGCTCACGCCCTCCGACGTGGACGGTCTGGTGACGTTCACGATGGACACGAGCCCCGAGATCACCGTGGCGCAGGCCTGCGGGATGGGCGAGCTGTCGTTCTTCTCCCGGGTCCACTACGGGGGTGGGGCGGCCTGCGCGACCGTGCAGCAGGCGGCGCTCGCCGTCGCGACGGGCGTCGCCGAGGTCGTCGTCTGCTACCGCGCCTTCAACGAGCGTTCCGGGCGTCGTTTCGGCTCGGGCGTACGGCATCGCGAGCCCTCGGCGGAGGGGACGGCGCTCGGCTGGACGCTGCCGTTCGGGCTGCTCACGCCCGCCTCCTGGGTGGCGATGGCGGCGCAGCGGTACCTGTACACCTACGGGCTGACCCCTGAGGAGGCCTTCGGGCCGGTCGCGGTCACGGCCCGTCGCCACGCGGCGGCGAACCCGGCGGCGTACTTCCACGGACGTCCGATCACCCTCGCCGACCATGCGGCCTCCCGCTGGATCGCCGAGCCGCTCAGGTTGCTGGACTGCTGCCAGGAGACGGACGGCGGCCAGGCGCTGGTCGTCACCTCGGTGGAACGGGCCCGCGACCTGCCGCATCCGCCCGCCGTGGTCGCCGCGGCGGCCCAGGGCGCCGGGCGGGCCCAGGAGCAGATGACCAGCTTCTACCGCGACGATCTGACGGGCCTGGCGGAGATGTCCGTGGTCGCCCGCCAGCTGTGGCGGAGCTCCGGGCTGGCGCCGGCCGACATCGACGTCGGGATCCTGTACGACCACTTCACGCCGTTCGTGCTGATGCAGCTGGAGGAGTTCGGCTTCTGCGCGCCCGGCGAGGCCGCGGCCTTCGTGGTGGCGGACCGGCTGCCGCTGAACACGCACGGCGGCCAGCTCGGCGAGGCGTACCTCCATGGGATGAACGGCATCGCGGAGGCCGTACGACAGCTGCGCGGCACGTCCGTGAATCAGATACCCGGCGCGAGCCGGACCCTGGTGACGGCGGGGACCGGGGTGCCGACCTCGGGCCTGGTCCTGACGTCGGACGGGTGA
- a CDS encoding SigE family RNA polymerase sigma factor has product MTTPVCTSASNGMTRPAPYPSFASYVRARQPVLLRTARSLTANPSDAEDLLQTALTKTYVAWERIEDHRALDGYVRRALLNTRTSQWRKRKVDEYVCDELPEPEPAPGGDDPAEQQALHDAMWRAIAKLPTRQRAMVVLRYYEDLSEAQTAEVLGVSVGTVKSAVSRALGKLREDPELVLVR; this is encoded by the coding sequence ATGACCACACCCGTGTGCACCAGCGCTTCGAACGGCATGACGCGGCCTGCTCCGTACCCGTCCTTCGCGTCGTACGTCAGGGCCCGTCAGCCGGTGCTGCTGCGCACCGCACGGTCGCTGACCGCGAACCCGAGCGACGCGGAGGACCTGCTGCAGACCGCGCTCACCAAGACGTATGTCGCGTGGGAGCGGATCGAGGACCATCGGGCGCTCGACGGCTATGTCCGCCGGGCCCTGCTGAACACCCGTACGTCGCAGTGGCGCAAGCGCAAGGTCGACGAGTACGTGTGCGACGAGCTGCCGGAACCGGAACCGGCTCCCGGCGGGGACGACCCGGCCGAGCAGCAGGCGCTGCACGACGCCATGTGGCGGGCGATCGCGAAGCTGCCCACGCGGCAGCGCGCGATGGTCGTCCTCAGGTATTACGAGGACCTCAGCGAGGCCCAGACGGCGGAGGTGCTCGGTGTCTCGGTGGGCACGGTGAAGTCGGCGGTGTCGCGGGCGCTCGGCAAGCTGCGCGAGGACCCCGAGCTGGTGCTTGTTCGATAG